Proteins co-encoded in one Corylus avellana chromosome ca9, CavTom2PMs-1.0 genomic window:
- the LOC132191885 gene encoding U3 snoRNP-associated protein-like EMB2271 → MKNKMSAPKGGARKGKGFSRNPFFVEDSKKRRKIDSDVIRSDDSDDDYGLAAKHGVEEEEEAELVEETADEKRQRVARAYLDKVRGIAAKAEEDEEEMEGEREDEREGERDSRVSRILQQEQLEDAGRVCRAIASRVQTPESSDEFRVLVKHRKSVTAVALSEDDHKGFSASKDGTILHWDVDSGKHEKYQWPSEEVLRSHGARDTQGRATRHSRHVLALAVSSDGKYLASGGLDRHIHLWDTRTRKHIQAFPGHKGPVSCLTFRQGTSELFSGSFDRTVKIWNAEDRAYITTLFGHQSEILTIDCLRKERVLTVGRDRIMQLYKVPEESRLVFRAPASSLECGCFISNEEFFSGSDDGSVELWNMLRKKPAYIVKNAHALLAANNNIEQKDSGKIPNGHIENGDHSSGSYHCQSAHSWVSSVAVCRSSDLAASGAGNGCVRLWAIESETKGIRTLFDLPLVGFVNSLAFAKSGQFLVAGVGQEPRLGRWGNIQSAQNGIAIHSLKLS, encoded by the exons ATGAAGAATAAAATGTCGGCTCCGAAAGGAGGAGCAAGAAAGGGCAAGGGATTTTCACGGAACCCATTTTTCGTCGAGGACTCGAAGAAACGACGGAAGATTGACAGTGACGTGATAAGGAGCGACGACTCGGACGATGACTATGGGTTGGCTGCTAAACATGGGgtcgaggaggaggaggaggctgAGTTGGTGGAGGAGACCGCCGACGAGAAGAGACAGCGCGTGGCGAGGGCGTACTTGGACAAGGTCCGGGGAATTGCGGCGAAAGCTGAGGAGGATGAGGAGGAAATGGAGGGTGAGAGGGAAGACGAGAGGGAAGGCGAGAGGGACTCGCGCGTGTCGAGGATTTTGCAGCAGGAGCAGCTCGAGGACGCCGGCCGGGTTTGCCGAGCCATTGCGTCTAG GGTTCAAACTCCAGAATCTAGTGATGAGTTCCGGGTCTTGGTGAAGCACCGGAAATCTGTCACTGCTGTGGCTCTATCTGAAGATGACCATAAGGGATTTTCAGCTTCGAAGGATGGCACCATTTTGCATTGGGATGTAGATAGTGGGAAACATGAAAAATACCAGTGGCCTAGCGAAGAAGTACTGAGGTCTCATGGGGCCAGGGATACACAAGGTCGAGCTACAAGGCATAGTAGACATGTTTTAGCACTAGCTGTTAGCTCTGACGGTAAATATTTAGCAAGTGGAGGCTTAGATCGCCACATTCATTTATGGGATACCCGTACACGAAAGCATATTCAG GCTTTTCCAGGTCACAAGGGACCCGTATCTTGTTTAACTTTTAGGCAAGGAACTTCAGAACTTTTCTCTGGTTCATTTGATCGAACAGTTAAGATATGGAATGCAGAAGACAGAGCCTATATAACTACATTATTTGGTCATCAAAGTGAAATATTAACTATTGATTGCTTACGGAAAGAACGGGTGTTGACTGTGGGACGTGATCGAATCATGCAATTGTATAAG GTCCCTGAGGAGTCACGTTTAGTATTTCGTGCCCCTGCATCTTCTCTGGAATGTGGCTGTTTCATTAGTAACGAGGAATTCTTCTCTGGCTCTGATGATGGAAGTGTTGAGCTTTGGAATATGTTGCGAAAGAAGCCTGCTTACATCGTCAAGAATGCTCATGCTTTGTTGGCTGCGAACAACAATATTGAACAAAAGGATAGTGGGAAAATCCCCAATGGACATATAG AAAATGGTGACCATAGTTCTGGAAGCTATCATTGTCAATCAGCACATTCCTGGGTCAGTTCCGTCGCTGTGTGTAGAAGCAGTGATCTTGCTGCATCAGGAGCTGGTAATGGTTGCGTTCGATTATGGGCTATTGAAAGTGAGACAAAAGGCATTCGGACTTTGTTCGACCTTCCATTG GTTGGGTTTGTGAATTCATTAGCTTTTGCAAAATCCGGACAGTTCCTGGTTGCTGGAGTTGGGCAG